The Musa acuminata AAA Group cultivar baxijiao chromosome BXJ3-6, Cavendish_Baxijiao_AAA, whole genome shotgun sequence region TGCTTCCACCCTCAAGGAAAGCCCCAACAATCATACCCTTATTGGTCCAGTAGGCACCGAATCTCCCACTACTAAAATCTCCAAAATGGATGACGCTTCCAACATTGTCACCAAAGAACTGCCAAGAAAGCGTGAAAACTCTCGAGTAAAAGAAGGGCAAATAGTCAAGATCACCTGTTGTCTTGGGTGCCATGATGGCCGCAACAGCGTGCCTTGCAGTCTTCCGAGCAGAGTCAACATGCTCGAGGCGGCGGATCTCATTACCAAAGAGTCTGACGGGAAAAGCAGCGACATCGCCAACAGCATAAACAGAGGTGTTGCTTGTCTGCATTCGTCCGTTGACCTTAATCCCACCTTTCTCCAGATGTAGTTGACCTTCAAAAAGACCAGTATTTGGACGGATACCAATACCCACCACAACCATGTCAGCCAGAAGACGGGTACCATCTTTAAGGATCACTGCTTTCACCTGCAAAGAGAAAGATATTTAGCCAGATCAACACCTCACCAAGGACAGATAAGTGTGCAGCCTCTTTGAACAAAGTTCATGAACAAAAATAACCCATAAATCGTCCTGTCAGAAACATCTCTGAATCAAGATCTTACTAAGCAGCATACGGTTATTGTTTAATGGATTTAACAAAATGATTCCTGTATAGCATAACAAAGCCATCTTCAAAATATATGTACCCTACATGACAACAGCCAACTGGAAATATTCCTCCCTTTGACAAACAAGTGCAGCCACAGGTAGATCATCATTTGTTAACCACCCTAAACTGCTTTTAGTGGAAAGGAGTAGAGAGGCTAGTTAAAGAAGTGATTCATTGGACAATAGTAAATCAATGGTACAACTAGTACATCTTTAGAAACAAATCCAGGTCTCTGACGATCGTCCAGAATTGAATCCAGATAAGCACCAAAATAAAATACCACATCTACTAGCATTTTAAATCCCTGGATAAGTATATTAAGTATACTTGATTAAACGAAAAACGGATGTGACGAACACACTAGATATTACCTTTCCCTCCGAGTCATTTTCAAACGATGTCAGGACATTTCCTTTGATAAATTTAACCCCCTTTGACTTATAGTTATTCTCGTAAAACTCGGCAATCTTCGGTGTAAACAGACGAGCCACTGCAAAATAATTGCAGCAATGATCAACAAATGCAGCTTAGTTGTGTCTGATGCACTTAAATGTGATATAGAATGGATCAATACTTACTGCAATGTGCTTCAGGAAAAATCATGGTTACTTTTATTCGATTTGTAGCCAATGCTGCGGCACATTCCATTCCTATGTAACCACCACCAATAACAACAGCATTCCCACCAGTGCATGTTTGCATTACGGCCACAAGCCTATTTGCATCAGCCAAATTGCGCAGATAGCAAACATTTTCAGCATCTGATCCCCTCactccaaattcttcgagttttaAAGCCTGTAAACAacatatgcatttcaattgcaGCTACCAGTTCATGATGTGACTTAATGATTCATGGAATACTATGAAATTATGGAGCAACAAGGGTTCAAAATCCAAATACTGAATATAGATTTCAGTACCCGAGCACCTGTTGCAATTATGAGTATCTCGTAACTGATAGTTTCACCAGTTGCAGTGATCAATGTCTTCCTCCTCACATCAGCAGACTTGACTCTGGTTCCAAGAACAAGTTCAATGCCTAGCAGATCAAAACAATAAATTGCATTCAGAAGTTCCCATGATATTAACTAATTAACAGCGGATCTCTTACAAAGTCATTTTAGAGATGTTTGAAGTGTGCACGCAGAAAGAAGTCCACATAGAGATGCAGGTTGTAAATTCAGAAAAAGAAAGATCATGTGCATCATACATGgaaagttgtagaagaagaaacTGATTAGGATTCCATGTGCCCCCTTTTTATATCAACATAGGTTAGCATGTCTAAGGGCATGATAATAAGTGGATTTAACAACATTTGGGATGCATTGCATATAACACAACATAACAGCAACAAGGGCTAATTCATTGCAAGACAGGATAAGAAAAATTTTAAGAAGACGTTGGACAACAATATGAGGGCTTTTGAATCAGAGAATGATTGGACCCTGGAGCAAAATTATGGGAGAAGATAGATGTCAATGACTGATGTAGATGACCCCAAATATTTGGGACTTAATGCATCTGGATGTTGGTGCCATACAGGATATGGTACTCATAAACATAAAGCATAAACATGAGAAGTTAATAAATGCTGATCCATAGAATTGTAGGCATGTGTTGTTCTATGTACTGCAACACAAATGCAGGTTGTTGTCTCTAAGCAAGCAAATCGAAATGAAGAAAGCATACCTTCCCAGTTTGTGAAAATTCTTGACAGAATAAAGGAAAGACAGTAAAAACTCTCATAATGATTGGACttagaaaagtaaataaaaagaaaaagcaatTTACCATGCTCCTTATACCATTTTGGTGTCAATCTCTCATCATTAGCACCCACACAAGTATGAAATGAAGGCAGGCGTGCAGGGGCTGCCAATAGCCAAAAATGTACAACGATCACAAATATGCAGATAAAAAATAAGGATAAAAATAACTGAATGTATATAACATGATATGAACGCTGAATGCTGACCGGCGGgtaaacataataaataattgtGATGAGTATTTTCGCGAACTAACCTGCAATATCACTCAAGGGACTCTCTTCTGCTA contains the following coding sequences:
- the LOC135641601 gene encoding monodehydroascorbate reductase 2, peroxisomal-like; the protein is MGRAFVYVILGGGVAAGYAALEFARRGVAHGELCIISEETVAPYERPALSKGYLLPEAPARLPSFHTCVGANDERLTPKWYKEHGIELVLGTRVKSADVRRKTLITATGETISYEILIIATGARALKLEEFGVRGSDAENVCYLRNLADANRLVAVMQTCTGGNAVVIGGGYIGMECAAALATNRIKVTMIFPEAHCMARLFTPKIAEFYENNYKSKGVKFIKGNVLTSFENDSEGKVKAVILKDGTRLLADMVVVGIGIRPNTGLFEGQLHLEKGGIKVNGRMQTSNTSVYAVGDVAAFPVRLFGNEIRRLEHVDSARKTARHAVAAIMAPKTTGDLDYLPFFYSRVFTLSWQFFGDNVGSVIHFGDFSSGRFGAYWTNKGMIVGAFLEGGSREDYEAIAKAVRFKVAVKDTHELESAGLEFALRASQQAAPDGGLLVERLSYTRYATAGVAVALSIAAFAYWYGRRRRVW